Proteins from a single region of Plasmodium brasilianum strain Bolivian I chromosome 13, whole genome shotgun sequence:
- a CDS encoding hypothetical protein (conserved Plasmodium protein), whose product MLAKRKDILIFEKWCYVNKERQRKMKQKKRRKLLKWKYLYSENTNNKARNLKKKKTLVCKVSRIVDSYLKRNVTRNNSRKRILRIKRLKKMKRNSETDKKGSSVDANIKLLQRRMELVKLLLLREKFSYLNYKPNKSYDEKNFYSDSTSASSKGFVEYIDKGGNNGSSNNFEYSNDSSNGGGHNVNHIGWKKWEKSFINGKQRSFDYVNQVNCSRSVEVHTLFTFFCTKLKVKDKEYFKNKNMLHKIPLKKNDFIKVQSSKEYSTKLSNEYIPKNKEKVLNDIRGSPNKAPPYKNYNNSHSNMNNAYNNCNNNNCVNDGNDNSNEYKENVHYEDVGNNVITNACNKEEQDVNNVKEAEINEDQFADEFEFDDFDSEGNRKEKTYYTDRCMLDKSVKRESILDKLNLGLDDKKSSTGKNEQAMRNKMSNGKGTPTISMSTSDKKEQITNKLYSAKSGISPSKIPVEKREKENLKKEVEDVKNEPNKEKMLHMKNNGKMGRIQKSNNNMKHSIQHDKMFPPKKGPNKNYPLQEVQLEDKQKHLIENPLNSQENIPIKGQMGYDMKGKMGYNKNSQMGYNMNNQVGYNMMNGYMGYDMNNHMGYDISGYMDYSMNSQMGHNMNSQMGHNMNSQMGHNMNGQMGHNLNSQIGYTVSNAPNYLMNSTANWQLNNPMNMSTQVCNISTPFPLGNGNENLMNNEIANYYSNFGSYNNNNDINENSGGDNQMITCGEEIKNMSLNNKNLVLYNKGKLKYDEDFTLNYILQKCEDDDKFFCSNYNDNYNSNNNSGNNNFDALENVDEKRGELRRYTNGMNRLVEQMYFYDNFYDEYKICDEKTKSSSSFQNIVDTSLNLNVHDENSERVGDNQESKQLISKMELKINEIEKNIKELKGKEKTNGQLVNNDEDNDDDDDEKKKKKKKTMISLPMEGNQKMIRS is encoded by the coding sequence atgctaGCGAAAAGAAAGGACATCCTCATTTTCGAGAAATGGTGTTATGTCAACAAAGAGAGACAacgaaaaatgaaacaaaagaaaagaagaaaattgctaaaatggaaatatttgTATAGTGAAAATACGAATAATAAAGCTcgcaatttaaaaaaaaaaaaaaccttaGTATGCAAGGTAAGTAGAATTGTAGActcttatttaaaaagaaatgtaaCAAGAAACAATAGCCGTAAACGTATTTTAAGgataaaaagattaaaaaagatgaagaGAAATAGTGAGACTGATAAAAAAGGAAGCAGTGTGGatgcaaatataaaattgttaCAACGCAGAATGGAACTTGTAAAGTTGTTATTACTACGAGagaaattttcatatttaaattataagcCAAATAAGAgttatgatgaaaaaaatttttacagtGATTCAACATCGGCATCGTCAAAAGGGTTTGTAGAGTACATAGATAAAGGAGGTAATAATGGGAGTAGCAATAATTTTGAGTACAGCAACGATAGTAGTAATGGAGGTGGTCATAATGTTAATCATATTGGCtggaaaaaatgggaaaagaGTTTCATAAATGGAAAACAAAGAAGTTTTGACTATGTAAATCAGGTAAATTGCAGTAGAAGTGTTGAAGTGCATACTTTATTTACTTTCTTCTGCACAAAACTAAAAGTGAAAGATAAagagtattttaaaaataaaaatatgctaCATAAAATTccattaaagaaaaatgactTTATTAAGGTTCAGAGTAGCAAAGAGTACTCTACCAAACTGAGTAATGAGTACATACCTAAGAATAAGGAAAAAGTATTAAATGATATAAGAGGTAGTCCTAATAAAGCTCCAccttataaaaattacaacaaTAGTCATAGTAATATGAACaatgcatataataattgtaataataataattgtgtAAATGATGGAAATGACAATAGTAACGAATATAAGGAAAACGTACATTATGAGGATGTTGGTAATAACGTAATTACAAATGCTTGTAATAAAGAAGAGCAAGATGTGAATAATGTTAAAGAAGCTGAGATTAATGAAGATCAGTTTGCAGATGAATTTGAATTCGATGATTTTGATAGCGAAGGGAATAGAAAAGAGAAAACTTATTACACAGACAGGTGTATGTTAGATAAGAGCGTAAAAAGAGAGTCCATATTGGACAAGTTAAACTTAGGATTggatgataaaaaaagttcTACAGGTAAAAATGAACAAGCAATGAGAAATAAAATGTCTAATGGTAAAGGTACCCCCACAATCTCTATGTCAACCAGTGATAAAAAGGAGCAAATAACAAATAAGCTATATAGTGCGAAAAGTGGAATTAGTCCTTCTAAAATTCCCGTGGAGAAAAGAGAGAAAGAAAATCTAAAAAAGGAAGTTGAAgatgtaaaaaatgaacctaataaagaaaaaatgttacatatgaaaaataatggtAAAATGGGAAGGatacaaaaaagtaataataacatgaaACATTCAATACAACATGATAAAATGTTCCCCCCTAAGAAGGGACCCAATAAGAATTATCCCTTACAAGAAGTTCAGTTAGAAGATAAACAAAAGCATCTTATTGAAAACCCATTGAATAGTCAAGAAAATATCCCAATAAAAGGGCAAATGGGGTATGACATGAAAGGGAAAATGGGTTATAATAAGAACAGCCAAATGGGTTATAATATGAACAACCAAGTTGGATACAATATGATGAACGGCTATATGGGGTACGATATGAACAACCATATGGGATACGACATAAGCGGATATATGGATTATAGTATGAACAGCCAAATGGGTCATAATATGAACAGCCAAATGGGTCATAATATGAACAGCCAAATGGGTCATAATATGAACGGCCAAATGGGTCATAATTTGAACAGCCAAATTGGCTATACCGTGAGTAATGCACCAAATTACCTAATGAACAGTACTGCTAACTGGCAGTTGAATAACCCCATGAATATGTCAACACAAGTCTGCAACATTTCTACCCCGTTTCCCTTAGGAAATGGTAATGAAAACTTAATGAATAATGAAATAGCAAACTATTATTCTAATTTTGGAagctataataataataatgatattaatgaaaatagtgGTGGTGATAACCAAATGATTACATGTGGTGAGgagattaaaaatatgagtttgaataataaaaatttagtcttatataataagggtaaattaaaatatgatgaaGATTTTACTTTAAATTACATCCTTCAAAAATGTGAAGACGATGACAAGTTTTTTTGTAGCAATTATAATGATAACTacaatagcaataataatagtggtaataataattttgacGCTTTAGAAAATGTAGATGAAAAAAGAGGCGAGCTAAGAAGGTATACCAATGGAATGAATAGGCTCGTAGaacaaatgtatttttacGACAACTTTTATGATGAGTATAAAATATGCgatgaaaaaacaaagtcTTCGAGCagttttcaaaatattgtTGACACTTCTTTAAATTTGAATGTTCATGATGAGAATAGTGAACGGGTAGGAGATAACCAAGAGAGTAAACAGTTAATTTCCAAAatggaattaaaaataaatgagatcgaaaaaaatataaaagaattaaaggGTAAGGAAAAAACGAATGGACAACTTGTAAATAATGATGAGgataatgatgatgatgatgatgagaaaaaaaaaaaaaaaaaaaaaacaatgatATCACTACCGATGGAAGGAAATCAAAAAATGATACGATCATAA
- a CDS encoding Tat binding protein 1(TBP-1)-interacting protein, translating to MKKGGNKNKVEKGKINDVVENSENTNSMNNNNLTKKNTKSKGSKKHKNISENKDEEKKINEFGNSKEEHKKIKCEKGKYVKRKDGGGCNQTENHRDYPFTNSYSENYENHENYENHENYENHENHENHENYENHENYENHENHENYVNQKNLENDEISENYEKYEKCKTKNNRPPNTSKPVNVPNDSENKKSLKKRKYKKNEQKGENGGEKDGINDESKESINVGAKECINVEVEEGINVGVEGPNDKVQEQLDDDVNEKKIKQEKHMTKKKQKVCDDKKGKDANVRKNNKKQDYNTNFESINSASNKNNMLLPEIIQNEETCEEKIEHIKVEKGKKEGNVNNYSDKDKKINKANNAKKKVNENKKEKQNIQELDHHANDKKEKVKKKSSNTMRKKDNIKTDDSSLKIESTIYPEHVIKEADHEKVGNEKIEEIVVDEKADDGNADDGNADDGNADEGNTDNENAYDEKHEDKNQDEKKQDDEKVDDEEKGRNGKKIKKKMNKNDELNKGKQAKVTLCESEAKEKIFKYMKQTNRPYSVVNVYDNLHGSISKNSVQKLMDELSVENKLQCKEYGKAKVYLINQKEFKSLNMEEINKLKKDIERIKEETEIAKNDYNNFVKKRKKLIQDLELIKNTDKYKKSLQQIEEEINIYEETNKNCKLTVEEIELIKRKHGYLHSTWLKRKSLCVEIIKCIASLTEKDTQGVIYHLGIDVDEDVIPYDLYF from the coding sequence atgaaaaagggtGGAAACAAAAACAAGGTTGAAAAGGGGAAAATCAACGATGTTGTTGAAAATTCGGAAAATACAAATAGTATGAACAACAACAATTTAACCAAAAAAAACACGAAGAGCAAAGGGAGCAAAAAACATAAGAACATATCGGAAAATaaagatgaagaaaaaaaaataaatgagttTGGTAATAGCAAAgaagaacataaaaaaattaaatgtgaAAAGggtaaatatgtaaaaaggaAAGATGGGGGGGGGTGTAATCAAACAGAAAATCATAGGGATTATCCCTTTACAAACAGTTATTctgaaaattatgaaaatcatgaaaattatgaaaatcacgaaaattatgaaaatcaTGAAAATCATGAAAATCacgaaaattatgaaaatcacgaaaattatgaaaatcaTGAAAATCAcgaaaattatgtaaatcaaaaaaatttggaaaatgatgaaatatctgagaattatgaaaaatatgaaaaatgcaaaacgaaaaataataGACCGCCTAATACTAGTAAACCTGTCAACGTACCTAATGAcagtgaaaataaaaagagtttaaaaaaaagaaaatacaaaaaaaatgagcaaaaaggagaaaatgGAGGGGAAAAGGATGGAATAAATGATGAGTCAAAGGAAAGTATAAATGTCGGAGCTAAGGAATGTATAAATGTCGAAGTAGAGGAAGGTATAAATGTCGGAGTAGAGGGACCTAATGACAAGGTGCAAGAACAGCTAGACGATGATGTAaacgaaaagaaaataaaacaggAGAAGCATATgacaaagaaaaaacaaaaagtgtGTGATGATAAAAAGGGTAAAGACGCCAATGTAAggaaaaacaataaaaagcaagattataatacaaattttgAAAGTATAAACTCCGCtagcaataaaaataatatgctcTTACCAGAGATAATTCAAAATGAAGAAACATGCgaggaaaaaatagaacataTAAAAGTAGAGAAGGGGAAAAAAGAGGGGAATGTAAATAACTATAGTGACAAAgacaagaaaataaataaagctAATAAcgcgaaaaaaaaagtaaacgaaaataaaaaggaaaaacaaaatattcaaGAATTGGATCACCATgctaatgataaaaaagaaaaagtgaaaaaaaaaagtagcaatactatgagaaaaaaagacAACATAAAAACGGATGACAGTTCTTTAAAGATAGAAAGTACTATTTATCCTGAACACGTCATAAAAGAAGCAGACCATGAAAAAGtaggaaatgaaaaaatagaagaaattGTAGTCGACGAAAAAGCAGACGATGGAAATGCAGACGATGGAAATGCAGACGATGGAAATGCTGACGAAGGAAATACAGACAATGAAAATGCATACGACGAAAAACATGAAGACAAAAAccaagatgaaaaaaaacaagatgACGAAAAAGTAGACGACGAAGAAAAAGGACGAAATGGgaagaagataaaaaaaaaaatgaataagaaTGACGAATTAAACAAAGGAAAACAAGCTAAAGTTACCTTATGCGAGTCAgaagcaaaagaaaaaattttcaaatatatgaaaCAAACCAATAGACCGTATTCTGTTGTCAACGTATATGATAATCTACACGGCAGTATAAGCAAAAACTCTGTTCAAAAACTAATGGATGAACTAAGTGTGGAAAACAAACTTCAATGTAAAGAGTACGGAAAAGCAAAGGTTTActtaataaatcaaaaagaGTTCAAAAGCTTAAATATGGAAGAAATTAACAAGTTAAAAAAGGACATCGAAAGAATAAAAGAGGAAACAGAAATAGCCAAAAATGATTATaacaattttgttaaaaaaagaaaaaagcttATTCAAGATTTAgagttaattaaaaataccgataaatataaaaaatctcTTCAACAAATTGAAGAagagataaatatatatgaagagacaaataaaaattgtaaattaaCTGTGGAAGAAATTGAacttattaaaagaaaacacGGCTACTTACACTCTACCTGGCTTAAACGAAAAAGTTTATGTGTCGAAATAATTAAGTGTATAGCTAGCTTAACTGAAAAAGATACTCAGGGGGTCATATACCATTTGGGAATTGACGTAGATGAGGATGTCATTCCGTACgatttatacttttaa
- a CDS encoding DNA-directed RNA polymerase III subunit RPC2 codes for MKRVINIKAKKKCAKIEANANEFYEYKGDTTDNGHEQKVNSIKIKGENVEVGVEVEEIKEIKEINDGKEKIKSSAVTTGTLCENVLEENLKMKLTKMDVSDRVEYDDSYSGGHNCSNSSSIKCSLNLHANRSNDDDQNEYTNAERGEEKAPNGTNSNIKKLDNIRIENNISNQSYLVNEEDNVYCYNEVKSEDGNHKRFKGECIKRKIEEMKKEMKEGTKESVKTEVTYNSSYCDNDFSSITNLNDVEKEFAGLVVKNKKHNKNIYEKSKSINNLNEKWKLLPAYLKVKGLVKQHIESYNYFIKREIKTIMNATTNKIIKSDIDEHFYVEFLDISVGRPSVEENMIETKLTPQICRQRDLTYSAPIYVDVEYVKGNSIVTKSNVEIGRLPVMLRSDICVLNNKNEEELMKLGECPYDPGGYFIVKGTERVLLMQEQLSKNRIIVEMDIKHNICATITSTTAESKSRCAIVYKNSKLYLKHNSFIEDIGVCIILKAMGYETDQEIFQMIGSHRNYMNGILLSLYELYTENIKTNLDALLYIGKKIRPRLLAKGFFSSMKEKQVKNEKDIIEEGLDFLSRVLLSHIQQKSKYDFRNKARCICLMIRRVLDSANNQNELDDKDYYGNKRLELAGQLISLLFEDLYKRFYFTLKKQIDQTLSKYMQSSYNSKMRNNNASGYINSSGSSNINNNNNSSSYSSNLNDNYPDVFRNLPKDIITRGMQTAISTGNWNIKRFKMEKSGVSQVLSRLSFIACIGMMTRLNSQFEKGRKVSGPRALQPSQWGVLCPCDTPEGESCGLVKNLALMTHVTNDNENNKNLIEILYTLGVEDSDSLTGEEIYKEGVFFVILNGILLGVHKRPQRFMQRIRYLRRYGKIGEFVSIYDNFLHNAIYISTDGGRLCRPLIIVENGKCKLLPDHIKALENGKINFFDLLKSSVIEWIDVNEQNNLLIALNEEDISSSTTHLEIDPLTILGVVAGLIPYPNHNQSPRNTYQCAMGKQAIGAIGYNQFVRYDTLLYLLVYPQKPLVKSKTIEFINFEKLPAGQNAIVAVMSFCGYDIEDAIVLNRSSIDRGFGRCMSMRKHSVELKKYFNGSNDIVLPSPLIINKIQKEKQHQQQYQSQHQSQHQSQLQPIQGSEEGTKLTKMNNNLLRVKNNTNAQILADIRREEESTRIAYKDMKKYHSLDIDGVASIGYMLKEGQVYVNKYSPKNIKDHVKDTSKIDINDFKLNEIKYKSVYPSYIDKIIFTENSEGLKIYKIIMRQTRLPELGDKFSSRHGQKGVVGLLVNQEDMPFTESGICPDLIMNPHGFPSRMTVGKLLELVASKSAVMDGEFKYGSIFSGTPFEEIAKILFRYGFNCSSKELLYSGLTGEPLETYIFMGPIYYQKLKHMVQDKIHARARGPRQLLTRQPTEGRSKEGGLRLGEMERDCLIAYGVSNLLLERLMLSSDVCDVYICEDCGIMGYDLFCTFCKKYDKNVVVKMPYACKLLFQELQTMNVFPKIIVKES; via the coding sequence ATGAAAAgggtaataaatattaaggcaaaaaaaaaatgtgcaaaAATTGAAGCAAATGCAAATGAATTTTATGAATACAAAGGGGACACAACAGATAACGGGCATGAACAGAAGGTAAacagtataaaaataaaaggcgAAAATGTAGAAGTAGGAGTAGAAgtagaagaaataaaagaaataaaagaaataaatgacggaaaagagaaaataaaatccAGCGCTGTAACTACCGGAACTTTATGCGAAAATGTGTTAGAAGAAAATCtcaaaatgaaattaacTAAAATGGACGTTAGCGATAGAGTTGAATATGACGATAGTTATAGTGGTGGACACAACTGTAGCAACAGTAGCTCCATTAAATGCAGCTTAAATCTCCATGCTAACCGTAGTAATGACGACGACCAAAACGAGTATACGAATGCGGAGCGTGGAGAAGAGAAAGCACCAAACGGTACTAacagtaatataaaaaaactgGATAACATAAggatagaaaataatataagcaATCAGAGTTATCTTGTTAATGAAGAGGATAATGTTTATTGTTATAACGAAGTGAAAAGTGAAGATGGGAACCACAAAAGATTCAAAGGAGAGTGCATTAAACGTAAAATTGAGGAAATGAAGAAGGAAATGAAAGAAGGAACGAAGGAAAGCGTGAAGACAGAAGTAACGTACAACAGTTCATACTGTGATAACGATTTTTCCAGCATTACTAACCTCAACGATGTTGAAAAAGAATTCGCAGGACTTGtcgttaaaaataaaaaacataataaaaatatttatgagaAATCGAAAAGCATTaacaatttaaatgaaaaatggaaattattACCTGCatatttaaaagtaaaaggTTTAGTTAAGCAGCATATAGAatcttataattattttataaaaagagagATAAAAACGATAATGAATGCAACtactaataaaattataaaatcaGATATTGATGAACATTTCTATGTAGAATTTTTAGACATTTCTGTTGGAAGACCATCAGTAGAAGAAAATATGATTGAAACAAAATTGACACCTCAGATATGTAGACAAAGAGACTTAACTTATTCAGCTCCTATATATGTAGATGTAGAATATGTAAAAGGAAATAGTATAGTTACAAAAAGTAATGTAGAGATAGGTAGACTACCTGTTATGCTAAGAAGtgatatatgtgtattaaataataagaacGAAGAGGAATTGATGAAATTAGGGGAATGTCCATATGATCCAGGAGGATATTTTATAGTGAAAGGTACTGAGAGGGTTTTATTAATGCAAGAACAGTTATCAAAAAATAGAATCATTGTTGAAATGGATATCAAGCATAATATATGTGCAACTATCACATCTACTACTGCAGAATCTAAAAGTAGATGTGCTATTGTGTATAAAAACAGTAAATTGTATTTGAAGCACAATTCTTTTATTGAAGATATAGGGGTTTGTATTATACTTAAAGCTATGGGATACGAAACCGATCaagaaatatttcaaatgatAGGGTCTCATCGAAATTATATGAACGGAATATTACTTTCTTTGTACGAATTATAtacagaaaatattaaaacaaatttgGATGCTTTGCTATATATTGGGAAAAAAATTAGACCGAGATTATTAGCCAAAGGGTTCTTTAGTTCaatgaaagaaaaacaagtaaaaaatgaaaaggatatAATTGAAGAAGGATTAGATTTTTTAAGTCGAGTTTTATTATCCCACATTCAGCAGAAGAGTAAGTATGATTTTCGTAACAAAGCTAGATGTATTTGCCTTATGATTAGGAGAGTTTTAGATAGTGCAAATAATCAAAACGAGTTAGATGACAAGGATTATTATGGAAATAAAAGGTTAGAATTAGCTGGACAGTTGATATCATTGCTGTTTGAAGATTTATACAAGCGATTTTATTTCACCTTGAAAAAGCAGATAGACCAAACGCTAAGCAAATATATGCAAAGTAGTTATAACTCGAAAATGAGAAACAATAACGCAAGTGGTTATATCAACTCTAGCGGTAGTAGTAACATcaacaataacaacaacaGTAGCAGCTATAGTAGCAACTTGAATGATAACTACCCAGACGTTTTTCGAAATTTACCGAAGGATATAATAACAAGAGGAATGCAAACTGCTATATCTACAGGAAATTGGAACATTAAAAGGTTTAAGATGGAAAAGAGTGGAGTGTCACAAGTGTTGTCTCGTTTATCGTTTATTGCATGTATTGGTATGATGACAAGATTGAATTCTCAATTTGAAAAAGGGAGAAAAGTTAGTGGCCCTAGAGCTTTACAACCATCTCAGTGGGGTGTATTGTGTCCATGTGATACACCTGAAGGAGAGTCGTGTGGtttagtaaaaaatttagCCTTAATGACGCATGTTACAAATGATAatgaaaacaataaaaatttgattgaaatattatatacgttAGGTGTAGAAGATAGTGACAGTTTAACAGGAGAAGAAATATACAAAGAAGGTGTTTTCTTTGTTATTTTGAATGGAATATTATTAGGAGTTCATAAAAGGCCTCAACGATTTATGCAAAGAATAAGATATTTAAGGAGATATGGGAAAATAGGTGAATTCGTTTCTATATATGATAACTTTTTACATaatgctatatatatatcaacaGATGGAGGTCGCTTATGTAGACCGTTAATTATTGTTGAGAAtggaaaatgtaaattattacCAGATCATATTAAAGCTTTAGAAAAtggtaaaattaatttttttgatttactGAAAAGTTCAGTTATTGAATGGATTGATGTGAATGAAcagaataatttattaatcgCATTAAATGAGGAAGACATATCTTCAAGTACGACTCATTTAGAAATAGATCCATTAACAATTCTAGGGGTTGTGGCTGGATTAATTCCATACCCAAATCACAATCAAAGTCCAAGGAATACATATCAGTGTGCTATGGGGAAACAAGCCATTGGTGCAATCGGTTATAATCAATTTGTTAGATATGATACattgttatatttactaGTATATCCTCAAAAACCTTTAGTTAAGTCTAAAACGattgaatttattaattttgaaaaattaccTGCTGGGCAGAATGCAATAGTTGCTGTTATGAGTTTTTGTGGATACGATATTGAAGATGCCATAGTATTAAATAGATCTTCAATAGATAGAGGTTTTGGTAGATGTATGTCCATGCGAAAGCATTCAGTGGAACTGAAAAAATACTTCAATGGATCCAACGATATTGTTTTACCCTCCCCACtgattattaacaaaatacaGAAAGAAAAGCAGCACCAACAGCAATATCAGTCTCAGCATCAGTCTCAGCATCAGTCTCAGCTTCAACCGATACAAGGAAGTGAAGAAGGCACCAAATTGACAAAGATGAACAATAACTTGTTaagagtaaaaaataatacgaaTGCACAAATTTTAGCAGATATAAGGAGAGAGGAGGAGTCTACAAGAATTGCATATAAAGATATGAAGAAGTATCACTCGTTAGATATTGATGGAGTTGCATCTATTGGGTACATGTTAAAAGAAGGACAAGTATATGTAAACAAATATTcaccaaaaaatataaaggatCATGTGAAAGATACAAGCAAAATCGATATTAAtgattttaaattaaatgaaataaaatataaaagtgtaTATCCATCTtatattgataaaataatttttacagaAAATTCGGAGggattaaaaatatataaaataattatgcgTCAAACAAGATTACCAGAACTAGGTGATAAGTTTAGTTCAAGACATGGACAAAAGGGAGTAGTTGGTTTGTTGGTAAATCAAGAAGATATGCCATTTACTGAGTCAGGAATATGTCCTGATTTAATTATGAATCCACATGGTTTTCCATCACGTATGACTGTAGGTAAATTGCTAGAACTTGTAGCATCAAAATCTGCAGTTATGGATGGAGAGTTTAAATATGGTTCTATATTTAGTGGTACCCCATTTGAAGAAATAGCCAAAATTTTGTTTAGGTATGGTTTTAATTGTTCAAGTAAAGAATTGCTATATTCAGGTTTGACTGGTGAACCTTTAGAGacctatatttttatggGACCTATTTATTATCAAAAATTAAAGCATATGGTTCAAGATAAAATACATGCTAGGGCTAGAGGGCCAAGACAATTATTAACAAGACAACCTACTGAAGGAAGATCAAAAGAAGGTGGATTACGTTTAGGTGAAATGGAAAGAGACTGCTTAATAGCTTATGGTGTtagtaatttattattagaaaGATTAATGCTAAGTAGTGATGTGTGTGATGTTTATATTTGTGAAGACTGTGGTATAATGGGatatgatttattttgtaccttttgtaaaaaatacgaTAAAAATGTTGTGGTTAAAATGCCATATGCCTGTAAATTGCTATTTCAGGAGCTGCAAACTATGAACGTTTTTCCAAAAATTATAGTAAAGGAGTCCTAG
- a CDS encoding thiosulfate sulfurtransferase: protein MQRCNFTKISNPTKWLFKNSAKELFSSNSVQLMRKFSAVKEKKYSYLIETDELYNLIKNKKEYLLFDTSWYNIKVHKSENLFNGGDQEEKIEGSINFDSVVTSNENSIFSFFFPTQSEFFTYLKELLTRNETNIRKTSLENIPIIFYEKDDIFYAPRIWFMFKIYGFKNVKILNGGLNKWLNEEKDTITSVEKESNIHIIDKEKSKNVDKIIEEHLNKNEDEINNNLKTSIYYYLDIEKLIISKEKLQITNYLLVDTRPNKFFSALLSINEKEKKINNHIPFSINIPYHYFLNQHYETYKYVTFKNELEIKNILDKYGLLNEENVVILTCNKGISACVLLYLLHLLNKPLSKLIFNQGSFVEYAHYKYNIR, encoded by the coding sequence ATGCAAAGGTGTAATTTCACAAAAATTTCTAACCCAACAAAATGGTTGTTTAAAAACTCTGCTAAAGAGTTGTTTTCGTCTAATAGCGTACAACTCATGAGAAAATTTAGTgcagtaaaagaaaaaaaatacagcTACTTAATTGAAACCGATGAATTGTACAAccttataaaaaacaaaaaagagtaTTTGCTCTTCGACACCAGTtggtataatataaaagtacataaaagtgaaaatttatttaatggcGGTGATCAGgaggaaaaaatagaaggAAGCATCAACTTTGACTCAGTAGTTACATCTAATGAAAATTcgattttttcttttttttttccaacaCAGTCCGAATTTTTTACGTACTTAAAGGAATTATTGACAAGAAATGAAACGAATATAAGAAAAACTTCTCTAGAAAATATaccaattattttttatgaaaaagatgatatattttatgctcCTAGAATTTGGTTCATGTTTAAAATTTACGGtttcaaaaatgtaaaaattttaaatggcGGTTTAAATAAGTGGTTAAATGAGGAAAAAGATACAATAACATCTgtagaaaaagaaagtaatattcatataatagaTAAggagaaaagtaaaaatgtagataaaataattgaagaacatttaaataaaaatgaggatgaaataaataataatttgaaaacaAGCATATACTATTATTTAGATATAGAAAAGCTTATTATATCAAAAGAAAAGCTACAAATAACAAACTATTTACTAGTTGACACTAGACCTAACAAATTCTTTAGTGCATTATTAtcaataaatgaaaaggagaaaaaaattaataatcatattcctttttcaataaatataccatatcattattttttaaatcaacattatgaaacatataaatatgtaacatTTAAAAACGAATTAGAGATAAAGAACATACTTGATAAATACGGTCTactaaatgaagaaaatgtaGTTATACTAACATGCAACAAGGGCATTAGTGCTTGCGTGCTGTTATATCTTTTGCATCTACTAAATAAACCACTGTCTAAATTAATATTCAACCAGGGCAGTTTCGTCGAATACGCACACTATAAATACAACATTAGGTAG